The following is a genomic window from Amycolatopsis cihanbeyliensis.
TCGATGACGGCCGGTTCGACATCGTGACCACTGGGCGGCGCCGGTTCCGGCTGCTGGACATCCGGGCCGACGCGGCGCCCTACCTGGTCGGCTCGATCGAGTGGCTGGACGACGATCCGGTGCCGCGGGGCGCGGACGCGGCGATCACGCAGCTCAGCGCGGCGGCCCGCGCCGCGCACCGGCGATACTGCGAAGCGGCCTGGGACCGCGCGGACTGGACCGCGCCGCCGGAGGATGTCGAGCTCGCGGACCTGGCCTACCGGCTCGCGACCGACTGCCTGCTGCCGCTGGCCGACCGCCAGAGACTTCTCGAGGAGGCCCAGCCGTTGCGCAGACTGCAACTCGCCTGCCACCTGCTGAACCGGGAGGCTGGTTTCCTCTCCGCGCTGCACGCCGTGCCCGCCCCACCCGCCGAACTCACCGGGCTCAGCACCCCCACCAACCTCAACTGACCTCCAGCGTGTTGGCCGCTCCCGCGCACGAGCTGGCCGCTCACGCACGGGCGCGGCACGGGAACGGCAAACTCACGTACGTGGGGAGCAAACTCGCGCGCGCAGACGGCAAACACGCCGACGTGGGCGGCAAACACGCCGCGCGAGCTGCGGCTGAGCGTCGGGCTCAGTCGCCGTCCCGCGAACCGAACTTGCTCCACACCTTGCCCGCGGCGTCGGACACCGCCTCGCCGACCCCGGCGAACACCTTGGCCAGTGGATCGGTGGAGGCGACGAAGGAGTCCCGGTAGGACTTCGCCGCCGACTTCACGTCCTCGGACCAGGTGGCCCCCGGCGGGTCCGTGTCCCGCCGCGGGTAGTCGCCGGCCAGGATCGCCCGGTACTCCTCGGAGGCCGCCCACTTCTGTAGCTGCGCGGCCCGGACCACGGCCAGCGGGTGCGAGGTCAACTCGACGTTGCGCAGCTTCAGCAGGCTGTCCCTGATGTCCTCCACCGACTCGTACTCGCTGGCCTGCTGCAGGAAGGACGGGATGTCCACCTGCGCGGGGTCGATCCCGCCCGCGAGCAGGATCTGTGCGCGCAGCGCGGCCGCCGGATCCTGGCCGCACAGCAACCCGGCCCGGTCACAGGACAGCACGGCCTTGCGGTACCACTCGTGCAGCGCCGCGATGATCGCCCGCAGGCCGAGCGCGCTGACCGGGGTCCAGGACATGCTGAGCTGCAGGCTGAGCAACCGGTGCAGCATGGTGCCGTACACCGCGTGACCGGACAGCACGTGCCCCATCTGCTGGCCGATCGCCCAGCGCGTCCCCTCGGTGTCCATGGTCTCGACCAACCCGGTCGTCACCAGGATGAACGGCTCGTCCATGCCGAGCGTCATCGCCTCGCAGTCCGGGTCCCGGGTCACGAACAGGTTCGGCACCGGATCGACGTCCAAGGTCTCCGCGCACTCGTGCCGCAGCCGGTCCAGCTCGGGGTACTGACTCGGGCCCACCCGGATGGCGGAGCCCAGTGCCATCAGGCGCTCGCCGCGTTCGTTGAAGAACCCGGACAACACCTTCAGCACCTCGGCGAAGCCGGGAACCATGCGCAGTGTCGCCAGCGCGCCCCGGTCGACCGGATGTTCGTAGGCCCGCGGGCTGATCCCGGGGAACCGTACTCTCGTCGTGGCCTGCTCTACCTGACTTTCGCTGTCATCTTCCGGCACCAGACCACTCTAACTAACCCAGCCGGCGGCCGAGGTCGTCTTGCCCGTTCCAGGCGGCGAGCAGCCCGTAGACCAGCGCGACCGCCATCGGCTGCGCGAGCAACGCCCAGACCGACTCCAGCACCGGGGCCTGCTCGATCACGTCCCCGACCCGCGGCGGCTCGGTCACGGTGTACATCCCCTGGGCGAAGGAGGCCCCCATCCGCGTGCCGAGCCAGCCCGCCAGCAGCGAGCCGGCCACCGCCGCGACCAGCACCACCGGGCCACGGCGCTCGCGCAGCAGCCACACCACCACCCCGGTCACGACGCCCGCCGCGAGGCCGAGCAGCGCGTACAGCACGAGGTCGTCGAACCGGTGCCAGCTCTCCAACTGCAACGGGATCATCCGGTCGCCGGACACCACCCGGTTGCGCTCCGGCGGCGCCAGCCGGGACCAGATCCAGCCCAGCGGAATCCCGAGCATCCCGACCATGGACAGCACCATGACCGCGGGCAGCAGGTCGGCCTTGACCTTGACTTTGGGCGGTTCCTGCCGGAAGACGTGGAAGTGCTCCGCCGACTCGCCGGGCTCCTGGCGTTCGTCGACCGACGACCCTGTCACCGTGCGGACCTCCTGCGCGCGACTCGCCCCATCCCGGGGAGACTAGCTGGTCGCCTCCAGGGCATCCGAAGAGGATGACTCACCGTGTCGGCTGCACCGCGCCGTCCAGCCACCCGGGGTCACCTGGACGATCATCCGGCGCGCGCACTCGCGGCAGAACCGGGGCGGGTCCACCAGGGCGAGCCGCTGCCGGCAGGACGCGTGGTCCGCCCCCTCCTCGGGTGCTCCGCACCAGGTACAGAACATGGTCACAACGTCTCGTTCAGGGCCTTGATCGGCATCTGCAGGTCACCGAGCATA
Proteins encoded in this region:
- a CDS encoding DUF2567 domain-containing protein, with the protein product MTGSSVDERQEPGESAEHFHVFRQEPPKVKVKADLLPAVMVLSMVGMLGIPLGWIWSRLAPPERNRVVSGDRMIPLQLESWHRFDDLVLYALLGLAAGVVTGVVVWLLRERRGPVVLVAAVAGSLLAGWLGTRMGASFAQGMYTVTEPPRVGDVIEQAPVLESVWALLAQPMAVALVYGLLAAWNGQDDLGRRLG
- a CDS encoding M48 family metallopeptidase, yielding MPEDDSESQVEQATTRVRFPGISPRAYEHPVDRGALATLRMVPGFAEVLKVLSGFFNERGERLMALGSAIRVGPSQYPELDRLRHECAETLDVDPVPNLFVTRDPDCEAMTLGMDEPFILVTTGLVETMDTEGTRWAIGQQMGHVLSGHAVYGTMLHRLLSLQLSMSWTPVSALGLRAIIAALHEWYRKAVLSCDRAGLLCGQDPAAALRAQILLAGGIDPAQVDIPSFLQQASEYESVEDIRDSLLKLRNVELTSHPLAVVRAAQLQKWAASEEYRAILAGDYPRRDTDPPGATWSEDVKSAAKSYRDSFVASTDPLAKVFAGVGEAVSDAAGKVWSKFGSRDGD
- a CDS encoding LON peptidase substrate-binding domain-containing protein — protein: MADTAPEGDRRQTLPLFPLQAVLLPSAHLPLHIFEPRYRQLTVDLMTGTVPGRQFGIIAIRLPTVHEVETTEHVFEVGCAAELREAKRLDDGRFDIVTTGRRRFRLLDIRADAAPYLVGSIEWLDDDPVPRGADAAITQLSAAARAAHRRYCEAAWDRADWTAPPEDVELADLAYRLATDCLLPLADRQRLLEEAQPLRRLQLACHLLNREAGFLSALHAVPAPPAELTGLSTPTNLN